In the genome of Diaphorobacter sp. HDW4A, the window CCCGCACATGAGCGTGTTCGACAACATGGCCTATGGCCTGAAGATCAAGAACGTGCCGATCGACGAGATCAAGCAACGCGTCGACGGCGCAGCCAAGATCCTCGAGCTCTCGCACCTGCTCGATCGCAAGCCGCGCCAACTCTCGGGCGGCCAGCGCCAGCGCGTGGCTATGGGCCGCGCCATCGTGCGCAAGCCGCAGGTCTTTCTGTTCGACGAACCGCTCTCCAACCTTGACGCCAAGCTGCGCGCGCAGACCCGCATCGAGATCCAAAAGCGCCACCAGACACTCGGCATCACCAGCCTGTTCGTGACCCACGACCAGGTCGAGGCGATGACGCTCGCGCAGCGCATGCTGGTGATGAACGGCGGTCTGGTCGAACAGTTCGGCACGCCCGAAGCGGTCTATCACACGCCCGCATCGACCTTCGTGGCAAGCTTCATCGGATCGCCTCCGATGAACCTGCTCAAGTCGGCACCGGGCACCCAACCCGGCACGGTCTTCGGCATTCGCCCAGAGCATCTGGACGTGACGCCGAACAGTGGCTGGTCCGTCATCGTCGACACCGTCGAGCTGCTGGGCGCCGAGCGCCTGATCTACGGCCGCGTGCAAGGCGGCAGCAACGATGAACAACTCGTCGTGCGCGTCGAGGAAGGCACGTTCATGCCGAACAGCGGCGACGTCATCCATGTCACGCCGCGCCCGGACCGCATCCATACCTTCGACGCGAGCACAGGTAAACGCATCTAGCACAATCGTTTCCTTTCGGAGAACGTACATGGCCTCGCTGATTCACTCCACGGTTCCGGTGCT includes:
- the ugpC gene encoding sn-glycerol-3-phosphate ABC transporter ATP-binding protein UgpC; the protein is MASITLKDVVKQYGVGKQAVPVIHGVNADIKDGEFIVIVGPSGCGKSTLLRMVAGLEEISGGTISIGDRVVNDLEPAQRDIAMVFQNYALYPHMSVFDNMAYGLKIKNVPIDEIKQRVDGAAKILELSHLLDRKPRQLSGGQRQRVAMGRAIVRKPQVFLFDEPLSNLDAKLRAQTRIEIQKRHQTLGITSLFVTHDQVEAMTLAQRMLVMNGGLVEQFGTPEAVYHTPASTFVASFIGSPPMNLLKSAPGTQPGTVFGIRPEHLDVTPNSGWSVIVDTVELLGAERLIYGRVQGGSNDEQLVVRVEEGTFMPNSGDVIHVTPRPDRIHTFDASTGKRI